The proteins below come from a single Rosa rugosa chromosome 2, drRosRugo1.1, whole genome shotgun sequence genomic window:
- the LOC133730911 gene encoding F-box protein At2g17690-like — MDSSDCGKLPEHLLESVLERLSSALDYVRFSIVCRSWNSIAKNVLSNRSRLTRPPLLLTYTGKEETWNLCDIRNDKVLDLQLELPNKRFCGFSKGWLLTMDEDFVVTLINPSSRVKGRKTKENSIIRLPALNLLKTDEVFNAKWAKFCDYYVFKATISADPISNAKDCIVVVIHEDSRQMAFIRLDKDTTWTYIKEGIADMEDVVYVKDKLYTVDIFDQLHYFAATTGAKSFDISSITRCFVEEGIIKRYLVEDLSIFFLYKLIKLKMNELIFEIYNSSTVV; from the exons ATGGACTCCTCAGATTGTGGAAAGCTGCCTGAGCACCTGTTGGAGTCAGTTTTAGAGAGATTATCGTCAGCATTAGACTATGTGCGGTTCAGTATTGTTTGTAGGTCATGGAATTCTATAGCAAAGAATGTTCTAAGCAATCGAAGTAGGTTAACACGTCCTCCACTGCTCTTGACTTATACGGGGAAAGAAGAGACATGGAATTTATGCGACATCAGGAATGATAAGGTTCTTGATTTGCAATTGGAATTGCCAAACAAACGATTCTGTGGGTTTTCTAAAGGTTGGTTATTAACTATGGATGAGGATTTCGTAGTAACTCTTATAAATCCGTCATCCAGAGTTAAAgggaggaaaacaaaagaaaattcaaTCATTCGGCTTCCTGCACTCAATCTTCTCAAGACTGATGAAGTATTTAATGCCAAATGGGCTAAATTCTGTGATTATTATGTCTTCAAGGCTACAATCTCAGCAGATCCAATCTCAAATGCAAAGGATTGCATTGTTGTGGTCATACATGAGGACTCGCGTCAAATGGCTTTTATTAGACTCGATAAAGACACAACATGGACTTATATTAAAGAAGGGATTGCTGATATGGAAGATGTTGtttatgtgaaagataaactcTATACCGTCGATATTTTCGACCAACTTCATTATTTTGCCGCTACCACTGGAGCCAAGTCATTTgacataagcagcattacaagatGTTTTGTAGAAGAaggcatcatcaagagatatcTAGTCGAG GATCTCTCAATATTTTTCTTGTATAAGCTTATTAAATTGAAAATGAATGAGTTAATCTTTGAAATCTATAACTCCAGCACAGTAGTATAG